The Streptomyces sp. NBC_00435 nucleotide sequence TCGGCGGTGTCGAACTCGGCGACCTCGCCGGGGCGGATGGTGAAGGTGCGTTCGCCGATGATCAGGCGGAGTTCGCCGGCGAGCACGTAGAGCCATTCGTAACCGGTGTGGGTCACGAGTTTCGGTTCCCGGTGCGCGAGCACCTGCTTGAACACCTGCACCCGGCCCGGGTACTGCGTCAGGGGTACCAGGACGCTCCCCCGCTCCCTGCGCCGGGGCTTCAGGTGGACGCGCGGGTCCCCGGTGGCCGGGGCCGCCACCAGCTGGTCCAGTGCGACGCGGTGCGTCCGGGCGAGCGGGATGAGCAGTTCGAGCGGCGGGCGCCGTTTGCCCGACTCCAGGCGCGACAGGGTGCTCACGGAGATCCCGGTGTCGCGGGCGAGCTCCTCCAGGGTGATGCCGCGGTCGCGCCGCAGCGCCCGCAGCCGCGGTCCGATGGCTTCGAGCGTCTCCGCGAGTTCGGGGTCCATGGGGCTGGGGCTCATGCGCCCATTTTGCGGTACCGGCAAATTTCCTGTGCCTCGGCCGGCGCCCGCTCCGAGCATGGGCCGCAGGCGATCCCGGACCGAAGGCGGACCCATGAGCAGTACGAGCACGAGCACCGGCACCGGCACCAGGGCCCCGGCCGCGGGGCCCGTCCTGAGTGCGCGCCGACGGTGGACGGTACTGGCCGTCTGCGCGCTGAGCATGTTCCTCATCGGTGTGGACACCACCATCGTCAACGTGGGCCTGCCCGTGATCGGACGGGGCCTGGGCGTGGGCACCCGTGGTCTGGAATGGGTCGTTGACGCCTACACCCTGGTCCTGGCCAGCCTCCTCATGGCCTCCGGCGCCCTCGCGGACCGCTTCGGGCGCCGCCGGGTGTTTCGGTGCGGGCTGATCGTCTTCGGGCTCGCGTCGCTGGCCTGCGCCCTGGCTCCCTCGCTCGGCGTCCTCGTCGCGGCGAGGGCCGTCCAGGGCGTCGGGGCCTCGATGCTGAGCCCCGTGGCCCTGGCCATCGTGGTGAACGCGATGCCCGACCCGCGGGAGCGGGCCCGGGCCATCGGCGTGTGGGCCTCGGTCTTCGGACTGAGCATGGCGGCGGGGCCGGTCATCGGCGGGGCCCTCGCCGCGGCGTTCGGCTGGCGCTCGGTCTTCTGGATCAACGCACCGGTGATCGTCGCCGCGCTCGTCCTGGTCGCCGTGTTCGTACCGGAGTCCCGCGGCCCGCGCTCCCGGCGGCTCGACCTGCCCGGCCAGCTGCTCCTGACAACGGCCCTGTGCGTCTCGGTCGCCGTCCTGATCGAAGGGCCCCGCATCGGCTGGACCTCGCCCGCCGCGCTGGCCGGCTACGCCCTCGCCGTGGCGGCGGCCGCCGGGTTCGTCCGGGTGGAGCCGCGCCGGAGCGATCCCCTGATGGATCTCGGGCTCTTCCGGCGGCCGCCCTTCGCCTCGGCGGTGCTGGGCGCCGTGACACTGTTCGCCGCGCTGAACGTGACCCTGCTGCTCAACACGCTCTACCTCCAGAACACCCGCGGCTGGACCCCGCTCGCGGCCGGTGCCGCCACCCTGCCCATGGCGCTCGGGGCCACCCTGTGCGCGCCGTGGTCCGGCAGCCTGACCGGGCGCGTCGGACCACGGCGTCCGCTCCTCCTGGCGGGCGGGTTCACCGCGGCGGGCGGACTGTGCATGGTGAACCTGGGCCGGGACACCGCGGTCCCGCTGCTCCTGCTGGCGTACCTGCTGATCGGCATCGGGTTCGGCTTCGCCAACGCGCCGATCACCCATACCGCCGTCAGTGGTCTGCCGCCGTCCCGCGCCGGTGTGGCCGGGGCCATCACCTCCACCGCCCGCCAGGTCGGCTCGGCGGTCGGCATCGCCGTCGCGGGCGGCCTGGCCGCGGGCGCCACCCCGGCCGGCCTCGCCCACGCGTCCCGTCCGGGATGGCTGCTCGTGACGGCCTGCGGACTGTTCCTCCTCGTCGTGGCACGCGCCTCGCGGTAGTTCCGGCTAGAGCGGCATCGCGTACCAGCGGCGGTGCACGAACGGCTCGACGCACAGGACCGCCGCCCCCGCGACGGCCCCCACCAGGAGCGAGGTCCAGCCGCCCCCGGCGACGAGCGCTCCGGCACAGGCGACGGCCACGAACAGCGGCCGGGCCAGGGTCAGCGGACCCAGCCCGACGACCATGGCGAGGGTGCTGGCCCGGAAGGGCAGGGCGAAGTAGGCGAGGAGCGAGACGGCCACGGCGAGCGCGTAGAGCCCGAGCGGGACGAGGAAGCCGACGCCACCGTCGGCGAGGACCCCGTAGGCTCGGTCCGGGTCGTCGGCGGCCAGCAGCACCGCTCCGGCCGTGAGGGCGGGGGCGAGCAGCAGGACGGCGCCGACCGCCAGCCCGCGCAGCGCGGCACGGACGACGGCGCGGTGCTTGCGGATCCGGGCGTCGCGGCCGGCGTAGGCACGGAACCCGCTGAACGCCGCGTCGAGCAGACCGAGGGCGAGGAGCGGCAGGACCGGGTTCACCGCGCGGCCCCGGGCCGGCTCAGCTGCTCCGCGCCCACGAGCCGGCGGGAGGCCCGCCCCATGGCCAGGCGCAGCGGGTCCTCCAGGTACGGCCTGATCCCGAGGACGGGGCGCAGGGTGGTGCAGAAGGGGTTGGACAGGCCCCGGGGTTCGTAGAGCAGCGGCCTGATGCCGGGTACGGTCGCGGCGCGCAGCAGGGTGTCGTCGGTGTGGGCGCGCAGGGCGGAGACGACCCCGTCGTGGCGGCCGAGCGGATGGCGCATCCGGGCGCGGTGGAACATCCAGGCGCCGACGGGTGCCAGCCGGGTGGCCGCGATGTCGAAGTGGCAGAAGGCGAGCGCCTGCGAGTCGGCCTGGGCCTCGAAGAACTCCGTGAGCGCGGGGCCGCGGAAGTGGTGCAGCACCCCGGTGGAGACGTAGACGGTGGCGATCTCCGGGAGGTCGAAGGCGTTGCCGTGGACGAACCGGCAGTCAAGCCCCTCGGCGCGGGCCAGCCGGTCGGCCTCGGCGACCAGCGCCGCGTCGAGGTCGACGCCGATGAGCTCGACGTTCGGCCCCAGGGCCCCGGTGGCCGCGAGCCAGCGGACGAGGTACCCGAGGCCGGATCCGATGTCGACGAGCCGGAAGCGGCCGCGGCGGCCGGCGATCTCGCGGATGGCCTCGAAGAGCGGGCCGAGGACGTGCACCAGCCGTTCACCGATGCGCAGCTCCTCGCTGAGCCGCTGCATCTCCGTGTGGACGCCGATCATCAGACGGTCGACGGCGAGCGGGTCGAGCACGTCGTCCCTGCCGGCCGGCAGCCCGGCGACGATACGGGCCGCCCGCGGGTCCCCGGACTCCTGGAGCAGGCGGACCACGTCGCCCCGGCGCACCGGCAGCCGTGCCCCGCTGAGCGGGTCGGTGACGGTGATCAGGTCGGATATTTCGAGGTGGGGCACGACCAGAACTTTATCCCCGGGTCAGCCCCACTGTTCGAAGCCCAGCTTGACCACGAGGGCTCCGACCACCGTCAGAAGGACTCCACGCACGAACCCGCTGCCCTTCTTCAGGGCCATCCGGGCGCCGACCATGGCGCCGGCCAGGTTGAACACCGCCATCAGACCGGCCAGTTGCCAGAGCACCATGCCCTGGTACGAGAACATGGCGAGGGCCCCGGCGTTCGTGCACACATTGACGATCTTCGCCGTGGCGGAGGCCGTCACCAGGTCGAGGTGGAGCAGGGCCGTCAGCGCCAGCACCAGGAAGGTGCCGGTACCGGGGCCGATGAGGCCGTCGTAGAAGCCGATGCCGAGTCCGGCCAGGCCGATGGTGAGCAGCACGCGGCGGCGGCCCGCGGGGGCCGCGCCCGGAGCGGCGCCGAAGGCGGGGCGGAAGAGGACGAAGGCGGCGACGACCACCAGGACCGCCATGATCATCGGGCGCAGCGCGTCCTTGCTGATGCCGCCGGCCAGGGCGGCCCCGCCCATGGAGCCGGCCAGCGCGGCCAGGCCGATGCGGATGGCGAGTTGCACGTCCACCGGCGTCCGGCGCAGGTAGGCCGCGGCGGCGCCCGAGGTGCCGACGATGGCCACGGCCTTGTTGGTGCCGAGGACGGTGGCGGGGTGGGCGTGGGGCAGTCCGAGGAGCAGGGCGGGCAGGAGCAGCAGGCCGCCCCCGCCCACGACGGCGTCGATCCAGCCGGCCGTCGCGGCGGCCACGCACAGCACGATGATCATGGTTGTCGATATGTCAGGCACGGCCCGACCCTATGGAGGGGTTGGGTGCACTGACCATCAATCCCCGGAAACTTGCGCAAACGTTGAGCTTTGCCTGGCCGGAGCCCTGTCCGGGGCCACGGGCGCCGACGGGTCCACCGCGACCGTCAGCACGCTCGCGGCCAGCACACTGGCCAGCCCGAGCCCGGCCGCCAGCCGCCGCGCGGGCGGTACGGAGCCCAGCGCGGCGAGCGCCGCGTGCACCGGGGAGGTACGGGGCCTGCGGTGCCTGGCGGCGGCAGGGGGCGCGGCGGCGGCGACCGGCGGGGACAGGGGGGACGGCGGGAAGAGCGGGGACGGCGAGGACGGCGAGGACAGCGCGGACAGCGCGGACAGCGGGGACACGGACAGCGCGACGTGCAGCGGGTGACGCATGGTGCGGCGACCTCTCGGAGGCGGAAGGGAGCGCGGGGGCGGGGCCGGGCCGGGGCCGGGCCGGGGCCGGGCCGGGGCCGGGCCGGGGCCGGGCCGGGGCCGGGCCGGGGCCGGGCTCAGAAGCTGAAGCACTCGGAGTGGATCCGACCGGCCGGCACCCCGGCCCGCAGCAGGGCTGCCTGGGTGGCGTCCGCCATCGCGGGCGGCCCGCACAGGTACACGTCGTGCTCCGCCAGCTCCGGGACCAAGTCGGTGAGCGCCTGCGGAGCCAGCGGATCGAACGCGGCGCCCGAGGGCCCGAGCAGGTAGTGCAGCCCGGCCTGCCGCTCGGCGGCGATGGCCTCCAGCTCGGAACGCAGCACGAGCTGCTCCTCGGCCCCGGCCCGGTAGAGCAGGGTGATGTCCCCCGGCCCGCCGGGCAAGGTCTCGAACAGGGCCCGCATCGGGGTGATCCCGACCCCGCCGGCGATGAGCAAGACCTTGGGCCGGGTCCGCCGGGCGGCGGTGAGCGCCCCGAACGGCCCGGTGGCGAGGACCCGGGTCCCGGGGCGCAGCCGGCGGATCCTGCGGGAGTGAGCGCCGAGCCCCTTCACGGTGATCCGCAGGGTCTTGCCGCGGACCGGCGCCGACAGCGAGAACGGCAGCGCGGTGTGCCACAGCCGCCGCTGCAGGAACCGCCAGCGCAGGAACTGCCCCGGCTCCGCGCGCAGCTCCGCGAGGTGCTCCCCGTGGACGACGACGGAGACCACCCCGGGCCCCTCCACCCGGACCTCGGCGACCCGCAGCGCGTGCCGCAGGGCCTGGCGTACGGGGACCACGGCGCGGTACCAGAGCAGCAGGACGGCGACGACGGCGTGGGCGAGGGCCCAGAACCAGGCGACGGGGGCGAGGTCGGGCCCGGCCGGCTGGTGCCCGAAAGCGAGGGCGGCGGCGAGGTAAGCCAGCAGGTGGACCCCCCGCCAGGTTTCGTGCGAGACCCGGCGGCGTACGGAGCGGGCCGAGGTGATGCCGACGGCGACCAGGAGGACGGTCCCGGTCGCCGCGGCGGCCACGGCCGGGTAGCCGAGCAGCTCCCGGACGGCGGAGAGCACGTCGACCCCCTCGTGCGCGGCGTAGCCGCACAGCGCGAAGAGCCCGTGCCCGAAGCAGAGCAGCAGGACGTGGCGGCCGCCCAGCGCGTGCCAGCGGGCGAGCCGGTCGGCGCCCACCCCGTGCTCGACGGCGGGGACGCGGGCCATGAGGAACAGCAGCACCAGCACCCCGTATCCCGCGAGCAGGCCGGACAGGTGCGCGGCGGTCGCGAACAGCGCGTCGAGCCGGGCCGACGGCCGCACCTGGGCGGCCCACAGCAGGGCCACGGTCCCCGCCCCGCCGAGCATCCCGCCCTTGACCCGAACCGCCATGTCTCGCTGCATGCCGGCCACGCTAAGGCGGTCCGGGGGCTCCCCGGCCCCCCTCGATGATCCTTAAGGCCGCCTTGAGGAACGCCTCACTGACCCTTAACCCGGACGCTGAGGTCGGCGTTCCGTCCGGGAAACAGGGGCGATGCCGTGGGGAAACAGCGGCCGCGCACGCTCGTGCCATGACCTCGGAACAGCAACGCGTGGTGGTGATCGGCGGCGGCCTCGCCGGCCTGCGGCTCGCCGCCCGGCTGGGCGGGGACGTGCGCGTCCTCGGTGAGGAGCCGCACGTCCCGTACAACCGGGTCCTCCTGGCGGAGGTCCTGGCCGGCAGGTACGCCCCGGAGGTGACGGCCCTGCCGGCCCCCGGCCCGGCCCTGCGCCGGGGGGTGCGGGCGGTCCGGATCGACCGGGCGGAGCAGCTCGTGCACTGCGACGACGGGACGGTCGAGACGTACGGCACCCTGGTGCTGGCCACGGGGTCGAACCCGGTCCTCCCGGCCCTCCGCGGCCTGTTCGAACCGGAGGGCCGCGAACTCCCCTCCGGGGTGCACGCGTTCCGGACCATGGACGACTGCCTGGCCCTGTCGGCGGCCGTACGCCCCGGTGTGCGCGCGGTAGTGATCGGCGGTGGCCTCCTCGGCGTCTCGGCGGCCCGCGCCCTCGCCGAACGCGGGGCGCAGGTCGTCCTGGCCCAGCAGGGCGAACGCCTGATGGAACGCCAGCTCGACGCGGACGCCTCGGCGCTGTTGCGGACGCACCTGATCGGCCTGGGCGTGGAGATCCACACGGAGTGCCGGGTCCGCGGCCTGTCCACCACCCCGGAAACCCCGCTGCCGGGGCTCCGCGGCCCCGGGGCACCCGGGAGCGCGCCCCCTGCCGGGTCCGCCCGGCGCGGGACCGTCGCCGGGGACCAGCCCCCGGCCCCCCGTGCCTCGATCGCCGGCGGCTCTGAAATTGCCCGACGGGCAATCCGGCCCACCGCCACCCACGCCCAGGCTGGCCGGAACTCACCCCCGCCGAAGCCCGAGGGCCGGAACCCCAACCCCCCAGCCCCGCCGGCGCTTGAGGCGCGGGGGCCGGGGCGGAGCCCCGGTTTCGGGAAGGGGCGGGGTGGGGGAACGCCCCGCAGGGTCACCGGGGTCGAGCTCGCCGACGGCTACCACCTCGAAGCCGACATCGTCGTCCTCGCCTGCGGCGTACGCCCTCGCACCGGGCTCGCCCTGGCCGCCGGCCTCGACGTCCGCACCGGCATCCTCGTCGACGACGAGCTCCGCACCAGCGACCCCCGCATCCACGCCATCGGCGACTGCGCCGAACACGCGGGCCGGGTGTACGGCCTGGCGGGCCCCGCCCTGGAGCAGGCCGAAGCCCTCTCCAAGGTCCTCCTCGGCACCGGCCGGGGCATCACGACCGACCCACCGCCGAGCACCGGGACCGGCACCCGCACGCCCCCCGGGACCACCCCCGGCCCGGGCCGCGGCCAGGCCACGCCCCCGGGCCCCCGCCCGGACACCGGCGCCACGTCCACCTACACCGGCACCCGCGCCCTGACCCGCCTCACCCTCACCGCCGGAGGCGACCGGCCCCTCGACCTCGCCGCCTTCGGCGAGACGACGCCGCGCCCGGGCGACGACGTCGTCCGGCTCGCCGACGCCACCCGCCGCACCTACCGCAAGGTCGTCGTCCGCGGCGACCGCCTCGTCGGCGGGGTCCTGCTCGGCGAACTCTCCGGCGTGGGCGCCCTCGCCCGCAGCTGGGAGGACGGCGAGCCCCTGACCGACCTGTTCCACCTGCTCACCGACCACGGAGGCTCCTGATCATGGCCGCAGCCACGCCCACGCCCACCCCCGCCATCGTGCTCATCGGCCACGGCATGGTCGGCCAGCGCTACCTGGAGGCCCTCGCCGAGCGCGGCGCCACCGCGACGCACCGGATCACCGTGCTCTGCGAGGAGCCCCGGCCCGCCTACGACCGGGTGCACCTGACCTCGTACTTCTCCGGGAGCACCCCCGAGGACCTCTCCCTGACCCCGGCCACCTTCATGGCCGACCACAAGATCGCCCTGCACCTCGACGACCCCGCCGAGACCATCGACCGGGAGGCCCGCACCGTCATCTCCCGCTCGGGGCGCGTGTTCCCGTACGACGTGCTCGTGCTCGCGACCGGCAGCTACCCCTTCGTGCCGCCCGTCCCCGGCAAGGACGCCGCGGGCTGTTTCGTCTACCGCACCATCGAGGACCTCCTCGCGATCGAGGAGTACGCCAAGACGCGGACCAGCGGCGCCGTCGTCGGCGGCGGCCTGCTCGGCCTGGAGGCCGCCGGCGCGCTCAAGGGCCTCGGGCTCAGCACCCGCGTCGTGGAGTTCGCTCCGCGGCTGATGCCCGTCCAGGTCGACGAGGGCGGCGGCGCGGCGCTGCTGCGCACCATCGAGAACATGGGGCTCACCGTCCACACGGGCGTCGGCACCCAGGAGGTCCTCACCGGCGAGGACGGCTCGGTCAGCGGCATGAAGCTGTCCGACGGCTCCACCGTCGACACCGACCTGGTCGTCTTCTCCGCCGGTGTCCGCCCACGCGACCAGCTCGCCCGCGCATCCGGCCTGGTCGTCGGCGAACGCGGCGGCGTCGCCGTCGACGCCCACTGCCGCACCTCCGACCCGCACGTCTACGCCATCGGCGAGTGCGCGCTGGCCGCCGACGGCCGCGTCTACGGCCTGGTCGCCCCCGGCTACGAAATGGCCGAGACGGCCGCCGAGGACCTGCTGGGCCGCGAGAAGGAGTTCACCGGCGCCGACCTCTCCACCAAGCTCAAGCTCCTCGGCGTGGACGTGGCCTCCTTCGGGGACGCGCACGGCGTCACAGCCGGCAGCCTGGACGTCGTCTACTCCGACTCCCGCTCCGGGGTCTACAAGAAGGTGGTCGTCTCCCCCGAAGGCGTCCTGCTCGGCGGCGTCCTGGTCGGCGACGCCGACTCCTACGGCCTGCTGCGCCCGCTCACCGGCTCGGTACCGCCCGTCACCCCCGAGCAGCTGGTGCTGCCCGCCGGGGCCGGTGCGCCCGTGGCCCTCGGCCCGGCCTCGCTGCCGGACACCGCGGTGATCTGCTCCTGCCACAACGTCACCAAGAAGGCGATCACCGCCCACACCACCGTGCCCGAGGTCAAGAAGTGCACCAAGGCGGGCACCGGGTGCGGCAGTTGCCTGAAGGTGATCGGCCAGTTGATGCCGGCCGCCGCCGACAAGGGCCTGTGCGGCTGCTTCCCCTTCACCCGCGCCGAGCTCTACGAGATCGTCCGCACCCTGCGCGTGACCTCGTACGAGCGGCTCCTCGACAGCCACGGCCGCGAGGAGGCGCGCGGCGGCGACGGCTGCG carries:
- a CDS encoding helix-turn-helix domain-containing protein, whose protein sequence is MSPSPMDPELAETLEAIGPRLRALRRDRGITLEELARDTGISVSTLSRLESGKRRPPLELLIPLARTHRVALDQLVAAPATGDPRVHLKPRRRERGSVLVPLTQYPGRVQVFKQVLAHREPKLVTHTGYEWLYVLAGELRLIIGERTFTIRPGEVAEFDTAEPHWFGPADRNEVEILHLFGPRGDQAVVRTGPSAAPLSTSR
- a CDS encoding MFS transporter, which translates into the protein MSSTSTSTGTGTRAPAAGPVLSARRRWTVLAVCALSMFLIGVDTTIVNVGLPVIGRGLGVGTRGLEWVVDAYTLVLASLLMASGALADRFGRRRVFRCGLIVFGLASLACALAPSLGVLVAARAVQGVGASMLSPVALAIVVNAMPDPRERARAIGVWASVFGLSMAAGPVIGGALAAAFGWRSVFWINAPVIVAALVLVAVFVPESRGPRSRRLDLPGQLLLTTALCVSVAVLIEGPRIGWTSPAALAGYALAVAAAAGFVRVEPRRSDPLMDLGLFRRPPFASAVLGAVTLFAALNVTLLLNTLYLQNTRGWTPLAAGAATLPMALGATLCAPWSGSLTGRVGPRRPLLLAGGFTAAGGLCMVNLGRDTAVPLLLLAYLLIGIGFGFANAPITHTAVSGLPPSRAGVAGAITSTARQVGSAVGIAVAGGLAAGATPAGLAHASRPGWLLVTACGLFLLVVARASR
- a CDS encoding class I SAM-dependent methyltransferase, translated to MPHLEISDLITVTDPLSGARLPVRRGDVVRLLQESGDPRAARIVAGLPAGRDDVLDPLAVDRLMIGVHTEMQRLSEELRIGERLVHVLGPLFEAIREIAGRRGRFRLVDIGSGLGYLVRWLAATGALGPNVELIGVDLDAALVAEADRLARAEGLDCRFVHGNAFDLPEIATVYVSTGVLHHFRGPALTEFFEAQADSQALAFCHFDIAATRLAPVGAWMFHRARMRHPLGRHDGVVSALRAHTDDTLLRAATVPGIRPLLYEPRGLSNPFCTTLRPVLGIRPYLEDPLRLAMGRASRRLVGAEQLSRPGAAR
- a CDS encoding sulfite exporter TauE/SafE family protein, translating into MPDISTTMIIVLCVAAATAGWIDAVVGGGGLLLLPALLLGLPHAHPATVLGTNKAVAIVGTSGAAAAYLRRTPVDVQLAIRIGLAALAGSMGGAALAGGISKDALRPMIMAVLVVVAAFVLFRPAFGAAPGAAPAGRRRVLLTIGLAGLGIGFYDGLIGPGTGTFLVLALTALLHLDLVTASATAKIVNVCTNAGALAMFSYQGMVLWQLAGLMAVFNLAGAMVGARMALKKGSGFVRGVLLTVVGALVVKLGFEQWG
- a CDS encoding ferredoxin reductase family protein, translated to MQRDMAVRVKGGMLGGAGTVALLWAAQVRPSARLDALFATAAHLSGLLAGYGVLVLLFLMARVPAVEHGVGADRLARWHALGGRHVLLLCFGHGLFALCGYAAHEGVDVLSAVRELLGYPAVAAAATGTVLLVAVGITSARSVRRRVSHETWRGVHLLAYLAAALAFGHQPAGPDLAPVAWFWALAHAVVAVLLLWYRAVVPVRQALRHALRVAEVRVEGPGVVSVVVHGEHLAELRAEPGQFLRWRFLQRRLWHTALPFSLSAPVRGKTLRITVKGLGAHSRRIRRLRPGTRVLATGPFGALTAARRTRPKVLLIAGGVGITPMRALFETLPGGPGDITLLYRAGAEEQLVLRSELEAIAAERQAGLHYLLGPSGAAFDPLAPQALTDLVPELAEHDVYLCGPPAMADATQAALLRAGVPAGRIHSECFSF
- a CDS encoding NAD(P)/FAD-dependent oxidoreductase; the protein is MTSEQQRVVVIGGGLAGLRLAARLGGDVRVLGEEPHVPYNRVLLAEVLAGRYAPEVTALPAPGPALRRGVRAVRIDRAEQLVHCDDGTVETYGTLVLATGSNPVLPALRGLFEPEGRELPSGVHAFRTMDDCLALSAAVRPGVRAVVIGGGLLGVSAARALAERGAQVVLAQQGERLMERQLDADASALLRTHLIGLGVEIHTECRVRGLSTTPETPLPGLRGPGAPGSAPPAGSARRGTVAGDQPPAPRASIAGGSEIARRAIRPTATHAQAGRNSPPPKPEGRNPNPPAPPALEARGPGRSPGFGKGRGGGTPRRVTGVELADGYHLEADIVVLACGVRPRTGLALAAGLDVRTGILVDDELRTSDPRIHAIGDCAEHAGRVYGLAGPALEQAEALSKVLLGTGRGITTDPPPSTGTGTRTPPGTTPGPGRGQATPPGPRPDTGATSTYTGTRALTRLTLTAGGDRPLDLAAFGETTPRPGDDVVRLADATRRTYRKVVVRGDRLVGGVLLGELSGVGALARSWEDGEPLTDLFHLLTDHGGS
- the nirB gene encoding nitrite reductase large subunit NirB, whose translation is MAAATPTPTPAIVLIGHGMVGQRYLEALAERGATATHRITVLCEEPRPAYDRVHLTSYFSGSTPEDLSLTPATFMADHKIALHLDDPAETIDREARTVISRSGRVFPYDVLVLATGSYPFVPPVPGKDAAGCFVYRTIEDLLAIEEYAKTRTSGAVVGGGLLGLEAAGALKGLGLSTRVVEFAPRLMPVQVDEGGGAALLRTIENMGLTVHTGVGTQEVLTGEDGSVSGMKLSDGSTVDTDLVVFSAGVRPRDQLARASGLVVGERGGVAVDAHCRTSDPHVYAIGECALAADGRVYGLVAPGYEMAETAAEDLLGREKEFTGADLSTKLKLLGVDVASFGDAHGVTAGSLDVVYSDSRSGVYKKVVVSPEGVLLGGVLVGDADSYGLLRPLTGSVPPVTPEQLVLPAGAGAPVALGPASLPDTAVICSCHNVTKKAITAHTTVPEVKKCTKAGTGCGSCLKVIGQLMPAAADKGLCGCFPFTRAELYEIVRTLRVTSYERLLDSHGREEARGGDGCEVCKPTVGSIIASLAPTLGASGYVLDGEQAALQDTNDHFLANMQRNGSYSVVPRIPGGEITPDKLIVIGEVARDFGLYTKITGGQRIDLFGAGVDQLPRIWARLVEAGFESGHAYGKALRTVKSCVGQTWCRYGVQDSVRMAIDLELRYRGLRAPHKLKSAVSGCARECAEAQSKDFGVIATAGGWNLYVGGNGGATPRHADLLAQDLSDAELVRLIDRFLMFYIRTADRLERTSTWLERLEGGLDHLRDVVVHDSLGLCADLEALMADHVAHYRDEWAETLEDPERLRRFVSFVNAPGAPDPSVRFVPERGQVKPDLTVLTLEPLGGAR